Part of the Pseudomonas sp. ADAK13 genome is shown below.
TCAGAAATTCGGCAATCGCGATCTGTGGCTGGGTCGCGGTGGCGCCGGTGCTGATGTATTTCATGTGCAGCACACGTTCCAGGTAACGACCGGGTGCAACCCAGCCGATCCGCAGGCCGGGCGCCAGGGTTTTCGAGAAGGAGCTGCACAGTACGACGCGGCCATCTTCGTCGAAGGATTTTATGGTGCGTGGACGCGGGTAGCTGTAGGCCAATTCTCCATACACATCGTCTTCGATGATTGCCACGTCGAAGCGCTGTGCCAGGGTCAGCAGTGCGCGTTTGCGCGATTCCGGCATGATGTAGCCGAGCGGGTTGTTGCAGTTGGGGGTCAGCTGGATGACCTTGATCGGCCACTGTTCCAGCGCCAGCTCCAGCGCTTCCAGGCTGATGCCGGTGAGGGGGTCGGTGGGGATTTCCAGGGCCTTCATGCCCAGGCCCTTCAGGGTTTGCATGGCGCCGTGGAAGCTTGGCGAGTCGACGGCAACGATGTCGCCCGGCTCACAAATGGCGTGGATGCTCGCGGACAGCGCTTCGTGGCAGCCGGTGGTGATCACCAGGTCCTGGGGCGTCAGTTGGCAGCCAGAGTCGAGCATCTGGCGGGCAATCTGTTCGCGCAGGTCCAGGTTGCCGTGGATGGTGTCGTAATACAGCCCCGGCATGTCCTGGCGTCGACTGATCCGCGCCAGGCTGCGTAACAAGGGTTTCATGGTTGGCGACAATACATCCGGCATGCCGCGGCCCAACTGTATGGTGTCTTTGCGTGGCACTGCGCGGATCAGCTCCAGTACCTGGTCCCACTGGGAAATTTCCACCGGGCGCTGGGCCGGGCGGCCTATGGCGGGCAGCGCCGGCAAGTCGCGGCTCACCGGCACGAAGTAGCCGGATTTTGGCTTGGGCATCGCCAGACCGTTGTCTTCCAGCACGCGATAGGCCTGCTGCACGGTGCTCAGGCTGACCCCATGCTCCACGCTCAAGGCCCGCACTGACGGCAATCGATCGCCCGGGCGGTAGAAGCCCTGCTCGATGCGCGTGCCCAACAGTTCGGCGAGGTTGACGTATAGCGTCATGGCGAGGCTTCCCGATTACCAGTACAGATCAGCCGAAAATACAGGATTCAGCGGCAGATAGGCAGTATCTGTATGGATTTAATACCGGGTGGTTGAATCTGTCATGGTTTCGCGTGCCGGCTCATCCTGTGTACTCATGGCAATACGTAAATGAGGGGCAGGAAAATGAGCGGTCTGAGCGATGTGCGGTTGGCGTTACACAGTCAGGAACTCGAAGCTGGGCAGGAGCGGCGCATGGCGACGCGTACCACGGCCCCGGCACTCAGTGCATGGGCGTTGTTCTGGCACCGCATGCACACCCGCAAGACCTTGCTGGAGCTGACCCCGGAGCAACTGCGTGACGTGGGCCTGAGCGCCGAGCAGGCGCGCCGGGAAGGCTTGAAACCCTTCTGGCGCGGTTGATTCAGACCAGTTCTTTCAATCGGTGCCAGAGCATTCCCAGCGCCAACAGCGGCGAGCGCAAGTGCTTGCCGCCCGGGAAGGTGATGTGCGGCACCTTGGCAAACAGATCAAACCGCCCGCTTTGCTGGCCGCTGATGGCTTCACCCAGCAGTTTGCCTGCCAGGTGAGTGGCATTGAGACCGTGACCCGCGTAGGCCTGGGCGAAATACACATTGGGGTGTTCGGCCAGGCGGCCAATCTGCGGCAGGCGGTTGGCGCCGATGCCGATCATGCCGCCCCACTGGTAATCGATGTTCACGTCGGCCAGTTGCGGGAACACCTGCAGCATTTTCGGACGCATATAGGCGCCGATGTCCTTCGGATCCCGTCCGGAATAATGGCAGGCACCCCCGAACAACAAGCGTCGGTCGGCTGACAGCCGGAAGTAGTCCACGGTCACCCGCTGGTCACACACCGCCATGTTTTGCGGCAGCAGCTCGGCTGCCTGGGCTTCGCTCAAGGGCTCGGTGGCGATGATGTAGCTGCCGGCGGGCAGCACCTTGCCACTCAAATGCGGGTTGAGGCCGTTCAGATAGGCGTTGCAGCCCAGTACCAGGGTCTTGGCGCGCACGTTGCCTTGGGCGGTGTGCACGTTGACCTCCGGGCCGTAGTCGATGCGCACCGCTTCGGAATGCTCGAACAATTGCACGCCCAACTGCTGTGCGGCAGCCGCCTCGCCGAGGGCCAGGTTCAGCGGGTGCAGGTGGCCGGAACCCATGTCGATCATGCCGCCCACATAGCGGTGGGAGCCGATCACGCTGGGCATTTCGCTGGCTTGCAGCAGGCGCACTTCATGGCGATAACCGAGGCTTCGCAGTTCTTCGGCGTCGGCGGCCAGGTGTTCCAGGTCGCGGGGTTTGTTGGCCAGGTCGCAGTAGCCCCAGGTCAGGTCGCAGGCGATCTGCGAACGTTCGACCCGCTGGCGCACGATTTCCACGGCTTCCAGGCCCATCAGTTTCATCTGGCGCACGCCATCGGCGCCGATGACGTGGGTGAACTGATCCAGGCCATGACCGACGCCGCGAATCAACTGCCCGCCGTTGCGCCCGCTGGCGCCCCAGGCGATTTTGCGGGCCTCCAGCAGGACCACGCTGAAACCACGCTCGGCCAGTTCCAGGGCGGTGTTCAGCCCCGAAAAGCCGCCGCCGACCACGCACACATCGGCCACGACTTCACCTGTCAGCACCGGATAATCGGGCTGCGGGAAACTGCTGGCGGCGTAGTAGGAATTGGCGTGCCGGGCGCTGGCGGTCATGGGGGGCCTCCCTGTTTGGAAAATTTGACGCAGGATACAGCGGTCAGGCGAAGCTGTCTCACCGGGGGCTTTTAGGGCAAAATCCACGTCTATTCGCCATTCGGTCCCTGTGTCGATGAGTTGCAACAGTCAGAAAGTCAACGCGCTGCGCCGGCAGATTCCCTCGTTCGAGTGCGTCCCGGGTTGCCATGACTGCTGTGGGCCGGTGACCACCTCCACCGAGGAAATGTCGCGCCTGCCGCGCAAGACCGCTGCCGAGCAGGACGCGGCGATGGACGAACTCAATTGCGTGCACCTGGGCCCCAACGGCTGCACGGTGTACGACGAGCGCCCGCTGATTTGCCGCCTGTTCGGCACCACGCCGACCTTGCCATGCCCCAACGGCCGCCGCCCGGTGGAGTTGATCCATCCGCGGGTGGAAAAGCAGATTCACGAGTACATGGCGAGCACGCGGCAAGTGCTGGTCTAGCGCTTAATCCGGGATGGGCAGGTTCAAGCTCTCCTTCACCTCTTCCATCACGATGTAGCTCTTGGACTCCCGTACGTGGGGCAGCTTGAGCAGGATATCGCCGAGTAACTTTCGGTACGACGCCATCTCCGAGATGCGTGCCTTCACCAGGTAGTCGAAATCCCCGGAGACCAAGTGGCACTCCAGCACGTGGGGCAGTTTCAGCACAGCGCGTCGGAATTCTTCAAAGGTGTCGCCGGACTTGTAGTCGAGGCTGATCTCGACAAACACCAGCAAACTGCCCTTCAAATGCTGCGGATTGAGCCGGGCGTTGTAGCCCATGATGATCCCTTCGCGCTCCAGGCGCCGGACCCGCTCGGTGCACGGCGTGGTCGACAGGCCAACCTTTTCCCCCAGCTCAGTAAACGAAATTCGTCCGTCTGCCTGCAGGATGCGCAGGATGTTGCGGTCGATCTTGTCCAGTTCCCGCTTGGTCTGAGTGTTGGTCCGCATAGGGGATGCTCCTCCGTGAAAAGGGTTTTTGCCGAGAATTGTCGCCAAATATAGGCAGTTATATAGTGAAATGCACTGGCGATTGCTTTTTATACTGCCCACATCTTTGTGCTGAACAACAAACGTCAGCGGTCAAGCCGTGATGAGGGAATAAAAATGCGCGTTCTGGTCTTGGGTAGCGGTGTCATTGGCGTGGCCAGTGCCTACTATTTGGCACGAGCTGGTTTTGAAGTGGTCGTGGTCGACCGTCAACCGGCTGTGGCCATGGAGACCAGTTTCGCCAACGCCGGGCAGATCTCGCCGGGCTACGCCTCGCCATGGGCCGCACCGGGTGTGCCGCTCAAGGCTATCAAGTGGCTGCTGGAGCGCCATGCGCCTCTGGCGATCAAGGCCACCGCCGACATCGACCAATACCTGTGGATGGCGCAGATGCTGCGCAACTGCACCGCCAGCCGGTATGCGGTGAACAAGGAGCGCATGGTGCGCCTGTCCGAGTACAGCCGCGATTGCATCGACGAACTGCGCGCCGAGACCGGTATTGCCTACGAAGGCCGCACTCTGGGGACTACGCAACTGTTCCGCACCCAGGCCCAGTTGGATGGTGCTGCCAAGGACATCGCGGTATTGAAAGAGTCTGGCGTGCCTTACGAGCTGCTGGATCGCGCCGGCATTGCCCGCGTCGAGCCGGCCCTGGCCAGCGTTACCGATATCCTCGCCGGTGCCCTGCGTCTGCCGAATGACCAGACCGGCGACTGTCAGATGTTTACCACCCGCCTTGCCGACATGTGCAAGCAACTGGGTGTCGAATTCCGCTTTGAGCAAGATATCCAGCGCCTGGACTACGCCGGTGATCGGGTGAACGGCGTGTGGATCGACGGCAAGCTGGAAACCGCCGACCGCTACGTGCTGGCCCTCGGCAGCTACTCGCCGAAACTGCTCAAGCCGCTGGGGATCAAGGCGCCGGTGTACCCGCTCAAGGGCTACTCGATGACCGTGCCGATCACCAACCCGGCGATGGCCCCGACCTCGACCATTCTCGACGAGACCTACAAGGTCGCGATCACCCGTTTCGACAACCGCATTCGCGTCGGTGGCATGGCTGAAATAGCCGGTTTTGACCTGTCGCTGAACCCGCGTCGGCGGGAAACCCTGGAGATGATCGTCAACGACCTTTATCCTCAGGGCGGTGATTTGAGCCAGGCCAGTTTCTGGACCGGCCTGCGGCCGACCACCCCGGACGGCACGCCTATTGTCGGTGCTACCCCGTTCAAAAACCTGTTCCTGAACACCGGCCACGGCACCCTCGGCTGGACCATGGCCTGTGGCTCTGGTCGTTTGCTGGCGGACCTGATGGCGAAGAAAACCCCGCAGATCAGTGCCGAAGGCCTCGATATTTCCCGTTACGGCAACCACCAGGAGTCCGCAAAACATGTCAATCCAGCGCCAGCTCACCAATGAGCGCATGAGTCAGATCGTTGTTCACAGCGGTACCGTGTATCTGGCAGGGCAAGTCGGCGACGACATGAGCGCCGGGATTGAACAACAGACCCGTGAAACCCTCGTCAATATCGAGCGTTTGCTGGACCTGGCCGGCACCGACAAGACCAAGTTGCTGTCGGTGACCATCTACCTGAAAGACATCGACGCGGACTTCGCCGGGATGAACGCGGTATGGGACAAGTGGCTGCCAAAAGGCGTCGCGCCGGCCCGTGCCACGGTTGAAGCGAAACTTTGCGAACCGGAAATCCTGGTTGAGCTGTCGGTTGTGGCCGCTCTGCCTTAAGCCAAACTCCTCTCCCGGCGCCTGCGTTGTCAGCGGGTGCCGGTTTTTTCTTCTCACTGCCGCCTAGAAGCCTGCCGCCATGCGTCCTGCCCGTGCCCTGATCGACCTCCAAGCCCTGCGCCATAACTACCAACTGGCCCGTGAAGTCACGGCTGGAGCGAAAGCCCTTGCCGTGATCAAGGCGGATGCCTACGGCCACGGTGCCGTGCGCGTTGCCCAGGCGCTGGAAGCCGAGGCGGACGGGTTTGCGGTGGCGTGCATCGAAGAAGCGCTGGAACTGCGGGCCGCCGGGATTCGCGGGCCGGTGCTGTTGCTCGAAGGGTTTTTCGAGGCCGACGAACTGCCGCTGATCATCGAGCATGACTTGTGGTGCGTGGTGCATTCGCTGTGGCAGCTGGACGCGATTGAACAGGCGCAGCTCAGCAAACCGCTGACCGTCTGGCTCAAGCTCGACTCGGGCATGCACCGTGTTGGCTTGCACCCCAAGGATTATCACGACGCCTACCAGCGTCTGCTGGCCTGCGGCAAGGTCGCGAAGATCGTGTTGATGAGCCACTTCGCCCGTGCCGATGAGCTGGACAGCACCAGCAGCGAAGAGCAAGTGGCGGTGTTTGAAGCAGCGCGCCAGGGCTTGTCGGCCCAGGTCAGCCTGCGCAATTCGCCGTCGGTGCTGGGCTGGCCGAATGTGTCCAGCGACTGGGTACGCCCGGGCATCATGCTCTACGGCGCCACCCCATTTGGTGAAGACCAGGCCATCGCCGCGCGTTTGCAGCCGGTGATGACCCTCGAATCGAAAGTCATCTGCGTACGTGAACTGCCGGCCGGCGAGCCGGTGGGTTACGGCGCGAAATTCATCACCCCGAAACCGATGCGCATCGGCGTGGTGGCCATGGGTTATGCCGACGGTTACCCGCGTCACGCACCCACCGGCACGCCAGTGCTGGTGGCTGGCCAGCGCAGCCAGTTGCTGGGCCGGGTGTCGATGGACATGCTGTGTATCGACCTGACGGACGTGCCCCAGGCCGGGCTCGGCTCCACGGTCGAATTGTGGGGCAAAAACATCCTCGCCAGTGACGTCGCCACCGCTGCCGACACCATTCCCTACCAGATCTTCTGCAACCTGCGCCGGGTGCCACGGCTCTATTCCGGCGCTTGAGCGGCACCCACGAATGGCAGATTCCGGGATTTAGGCCAAAGTGTTGTAAATACTGAACGCTGTCGCCATGATAACGCTCAATTACAACAACGCCTGAATCCTAGGAGGCTCCTGCATTGGACGTCGGCGAACGACTGCAATCCATCCGTAAACTGAAAGGTCTTTCCCAGCGTGAGCTTGCCAAGCGCGCGGGCGTCACCAACAGCACCATTTCGATGATCGAAAAAAACAGTGTCAGCCCCTCCATCAGCTCCTTGCGCAAGGTGCTGGGCGGCATTCCCATGTCGATGGTGGAGTTCTTTTCCGAGGAGATCCTCCAGGAAAAACCGACCCAGATCGTCTATAAAGCCAATGAGCTGATCGACATCTCCGACGGCGCCGTCACCATGAAACTGGTGGGCCGCGCGCACCCGAGCCGGGCGATTGCGTTCCTCAACGAGATCTACCCGCCAGGTGCTGATACCGGCGAAGAGATGCTCACCCATGAGGGCGAGGAAACCGGAATCCTGGTGGAAGGCCGCCTGGAACTGGTAGTGGGCCTTGAAACTTTTGTGCTCGAAGCCGGCGATAGCTACTACTTTGAAAGCACCAAGCCGCACCGTTTTCGCAATCCGTTCGAAGTGCCGGCGCGACTAATCAGCGCAGCCACACCCGCGAACTTTTAAGAAAAGAGGCGTCCTGCCTATGTCGCAGAGACGCCCGTAGCAGTATTCCGCCCGACTGAATCTCCCCTTGGTTAATAGGGTTGTTTCGGCGGGGCGGGCTAACCGTTATACTTTCGCCGCCTGCGAAACCGTGGCCGCAGGCGTGAATAGCCACCATTGAGGGTGAACGCGTGAACCTAATTATGAAAATGCTGGCTGCACCAGCAACCGTACTGGCCCTATGGGCTGTCAGCGCTCAAGCTGCGACCAATGATGAGATCGCCAAGCGCCTGGAGCCGGTCGGCCAGGTGTGTGTCCAGGGGCAAGAGTGCAAGGGGATGGAAGTCGCCGTGGCTGCGGGCGGCGGCGGTGGCGCGAAATCGCCGGATGACGTGATCGCCAAACACTGCAACGCTTGCCACGGTACCGGCCTGTTGGGCGCACCGAAAATCGGTGACACCGCCGCCTGGAAAGACCGCGCGGATCACCAGGGCGGCCTCGACGGCCTGCTGGCCAAGGCCATCACCGGCCTGAACGCCATGCCGCCCAAAGGCACCTGTGCCGATTGCTCGGATGCCGAGCTTAAAGGTGCGATCGAGAAGATGTCGGGTCTGAAATAAACCGATCTTCGTCAAAAAAGCCGCTGACCAGCGGCTTTTTTGTGCCCGCGATTTACCTTTTGAGGCTGTTCTTTGCAGCAAAGACCCGGCAAGCTCGGTCCAACCCCAATTCATGGAATGTTCGGGAGAAGTCGGATGGTGCAGTTGTGTTCAATCGAGCAAGCGGTCGACGACGTACTGGAACGGTTGCCGGCGCATATTCACATGGGCATGCCCCTGGGCCTGGGCAAACCCAACCTGTTCGTCAATGCGCTGTACCGGCGCATCGCCAAGCTGCCGGACCGGGCGCTGACCATCTACACCGCCCTGGCCCTGGGTCGTCCGACCTTGGGCGATGGTTTGCAGAAGCGCTTTCTGGAACCCTTTATCGAGCGGGTTTTTGGTGATTATCCCGAGCTGGAATTCCTCGCCGCCCTGCGCAAGGACAACCTGCCATCCAACATTCACGTGCAGCAGTTCTTCATGCAGCCCGGCAGTTTGCTCCACAGCCTTTCGGCCCAGCAGGATTATGTCAGCAGCAACTACAGCCATGCTGCCCGTGATATCAACGCCGCCGGCCTCAACCTTGTGGCGCAACTGGTGGCCAGCAGCGCCGAACACCCGGACCGCCTGAGCCTCAGCTGCAACGCCGACATCACCCTCGACCTGTTGCCGATGATCGCCAAGCGCCGCGAGGCCGGTGAGACCATTTTGGTGGTGGGCCAGGTCCACAGTGATTTGCCCTACATGCCCGGCGACGCCGAATTGGGCATGGACGCATTCGACTTCCTGATCGACGAGAAGGACAGCACCACGCTGTTCTCCACCCCGAATATGCCGGTGGGCTTCCAGGACCACTTTATCGGTTTGCACGCCAGCACCCTGGTGCGCGACGGCGGCACCTTGCAGATCGGTATCGGCTCCATGGGCGACGCACTGACCGCCGCCTTGCTGGCGCGCCAGGCGGACAACGAGGCGTATCGCCTGTTGCTCACCGACCTGGATGTGTACCAATGGGCGCCGCTGATCAGCCATGAAGGCGGCGTCTCGCCCTTTGCCCGTGGCCTGTACGGTTGCAGTGAAATGTTCGTCAACGGCCTGCTGGTGCTGGCCGATGCCGGGATTGTGCGGCGCAAGGTGTACCCGGATGTCGCGACCCAGCAGCGGGCCAACGCCGGCACCCTGGACGAAGCGGCGCAGACCGACGGGATCTCGGTGCACGGTGGCTTCTTCCTCGGGCCGCGCAGTTTCTACGAGCGCCTGCGTGATTTGCCACAGAGCAAGCGCCTGGAATTCAACATGACCCGCATCAGCTACATCAACGAGCTGTACGGGCAAGAAGAGCTCAAGCGTTTGCAGCGTGTGGATGCGCGTTTTATCAACAGCGCGTTTACCGTGACCCTGATGGGCGCGGGCGTGGCCGACCAGTTGGAAGACGGTCGGGTGCTCAGCGGTGTTGGCGGGCAATACAACTTCGTTGCCCAGGGCCATGCGCTGGAAGGCGCGCGCTCGATCCTGATCCTGCGCAGTTGGCGCGAATCGGGTGGTGACGTCAGCTCCAATATCGTCTGGGAGTACGGCCACTGCACCATTCCCCGGCACCTGCGGGACATCGTCATCACCGAATACGGGATCGCGGATTTGCGCGGGCAGACCGATGCCAAAGTGATTGAAAGGCTGCTGAACATCACTGACTCGCGCTTCCAGGATGACTTGATCGAACAGGCGCAAAAGGCCGGGAAGTTGCCGAAGGATTTCCAGCTGGATCCGCGTTTTGCCGATAACACGCCGGAGCGTTTGCAGGGGATTCAGGCGCGGCATCCGCGGTTGTTCCCGGAGTATCCGCTGGGGAGTGATTTCACCGAGGAAGAGCGGGATTTGTTGCGGGCGTTGAACTGGCTCAAGAGCAAATTCAAGCTGACGGAGATTCTGGAGCTGGGCAAAGCGGCGCTGGATGCACCGGAACCGGAGGCGTTTCCCGAGCACCTGGTGCGGATGCGGCTGGATAAGCCCGAGGGGTTGAAAGAAGACTTGTATCAGCGCCTATTGCTCGCCGGCCTGCAGGCCACCGCCCACTAACCAGGCACCACACATCAAATGTGGGAGCTGGCAAGCCAGCTCCCACATTTTGAGTGGTGTTCACTCGGGATTTGCAGAGCTGCAAGTCACTTGATGAAGGTCACCACGCCACCCGCCAACGACTGCACGCGCGCCAGCGACTCAACCCGGTAACCCTGCGCATCCAGCTCCGCACGGCCGCCCTGGAACGACTTCTCGATCACGATCCCCAGGCCGGCAACGGTCGCGCCGGCCTGTTTGATGATCGAGATCAGCGCCTGGGACGCCTTACCATTGGCCAGGAAGTCATCGATGATCAGCACGCGGTCGCTGCTGGTCAGGTGGCGCGGGGAAATCGCCACGGTGCTTTCGGTTTTCTTGGTGAAGGAATACACCGTCGCCGACAGCAGGTTTTCGGTCAGGGTCAGGGACTGCTGCTTGCGCGCGAAAATCACCGGCACGCCCAGGTTCAGGCCGGTCATGATCGCCGGCGCAATGCCCGAGGCTTCGATGGTGACGATCTTGGTGATCCCCGAATCCTTGAACAACGCAGCGAATTCGTCACCGATCAGTTTCATCAGCGCCGGGTCGATCTGGTGGTTCAGAAAGGCGTCGACCTTGAGTACCTGATCGGAAAGCACGATGCCTTCTTCGCGAATTTTCTTGTGCAGTGCTTCCACGAAAGCTTCCTCTGTTGGCGCAACACGCGCCGAAAGTAGATTAAAAAGTAGTCGATTCTAGCGCTTTAACATCGCGCGTATATCCGCCAGGGCGGTGTTGCCGCGAACGGCTTTGACTTCGGTCGGTGTGTCGTCGTTGCCTTCCCACGCCAGGTCGTCCGGCGGCAGTTCGTCGAGGAACCGGCTCGGGGCACAATCGATGATCTCGCCGTACTGCTTGCGCTTGGCGGCAAAGGTAAAGGCCAGTGTCTGACGCGCGCGGGTAATGCCCACGTAGGCCAGGCGCCGTTCTTCCTCGATGGTGTCGGCTTCGATGCTGGAGCGGTGCGGGAGGATTTCCTCTTCCATGCCCATGATGAACACGTAGGGGAATTCCAGGCCCTTGGACGCGTGCAAGGTCATCATCTGCACGCCCTCGGCACCGTCTTCCTCTTCCTGCTGGCGTTCAAGCATGTCCCGCAGGACCAGCTTGCCGATGGCGTCTTCGACGGTCATCTCGCCTTCTTCGTCCTTCTCCAGGGTGTTTTTCAACGCCTCGATCAGGAACCACACGTTGCCCATGCGGTAATCGGCGGCCTTGTCGCTGGAGCTGTTGGTGCGCAGCCAGTTCTCGTAGTCGATGTCCATGACCATGCTGCGCAGGGCGCTGATCGGGTCTTCGCCGGCGCACTGTTCGCGCACCTTGTCCATGAAGCGCTTGAAGCGCGCCAGGCGATCGGTGAAACGGGTGTCCAGGTGCTCGCCCAGGCCGATTTCGTCGGTGGCGGCGTACATCGAGATCTTGCGTTCGGTGGCGTAGTTGCCGAGCTTTTCCAGGGTGGTCGAACCGATTTCCCGGCGTGGGACGTTGATCACCCGCAAGAAGGCGTTGTCGTCGTCCGGGTTTACGATCAGCCGGAAGTAGGCCATCAGGTCTTTCACTTCCTGGCGTCCGAAGAAGCTGTTGCCGCCCGACAGACGATAGGGAATCTGGTGGTGTTGCAGCTTCAGCTCGATCAGCTTGGCCTGGTAGTTGCCGCGGTACAGGATCGCAAAGTCGCTGTAGGGCCGGTCGGTGCGCAGGTGCAGCGTGAGCAGTTCGACGGCCACGCGCTCGGCTTCGGCGTCTTCGTTGCGGCAGCGAATCACGCGGATCTCGTCGCCGTGGCCCATCTCGCTCCACAGTTGTTTTTCAAACTCGTGGGGGTTGTTGGAGATCAGCACGTTGGCACACCGCAGGATGCGGCTGGT
Proteins encoded:
- the rep gene encoding DNA helicase Rep — its product is MSRLNPRQQEAVNYVGGPLLVLAGAGSGKTSVITRKIAHLIQSCGIRAQYIVAMTFTNKAAREMKERVGTLLKGGEGRGLTVCTFHNLGLNIIRKEHVRLGYKPGFSIFDETDVKALMTDIMQKEYAGDDGVDEIKNMIGSWKNDLILPAEALEAARNPKEQTAAIVYTHYQRTLKAFNAVDFDDLILLPVKLFQEHADILEKWQNKVRYLLVDEYQDTNASQYLLVKLLIGKRNQFTVVGDDDQSIYAWRGARPENLMLLKDDYPSLKVVMLEQNYRSTSRILRCANVLISNNPHEFEKQLWSEMGHGDEIRVIRCRNEDAEAERVAVELLTLHLRTDRPYSDFAILYRGNYQAKLIELKLQHHQIPYRLSGGNSFFGRQEVKDLMAYFRLIVNPDDDNAFLRVINVPRREIGSTTLEKLGNYATERKISMYAATDEIGLGEHLDTRFTDRLARFKRFMDKVREQCAGEDPISALRSMVMDIDYENWLRTNSSSDKAADYRMGNVWFLIEALKNTLEKDEEGEMTVEDAIGKLVLRDMLERQQEEEDGAEGVQMMTLHASKGLEFPYVFIMGMEEEILPHRSSIEADTIEEERRLAYVGITRARQTLAFTFAAKRKQYGEIIDCAPSRFLDELPPDDLAWEGNDDTPTEVKAVRGNTALADIRAMLKR